A single genomic interval of Eurosta solidaginis isolate ZX-2024a chromosome 3, ASM4086904v1, whole genome shotgun sequence harbors:
- the LOC137246669 gene encoding transcription factor E4F1-like, producing MHTQIHQDYFKDSGCSIAVKEDGNEDAEVEFISKELQYEESNANIVDDPVDIRDTDNYDLEIANEKLTKLVVERLNPHKTGQYTCQKQLHLSESVGGIICIEQEDSIANDENGLTKGVAGYDDNLPDDPSIGGTRKTCFDFKCEFCKSIFEFQGDLLHHHELDHGDKNLNFPCDICENRFVTKNALCLHRRQVHQKDEYMDCNLCGRALLK from the exons ATGCATACGCAAATTCATCAAGACTATTTTAAAGATTCAGGATGTTCGATAGCCGTAAAAGAGGACGGGAACGAGGACGCAGAAGTGGAGTTCATTAGCAAG GAGCTTCAATACGAAGAATCAAACGCAAACATTGTTGATGATCCCGTTGACATAAGGGATACCGATAATTATGATTTAGAAATCGCAAACGAAAAGCTAACTAAATTAGTGGTAGAACGCCTCAACCCACATAAAACCGGCCAATATACTTGTCAAAAGCAGTTACACCTTAGTGAAAGTGTAGGCGGCATCATTTGTATTGAGCAAGAGGATAGTATTGCAAATGATGAGAATGGGCTGACAAAAGGAGTTGCTGGCTATGATGATAATTTACCAGATGATCCAAGTATTGGTGGTACACGTAAAACttgttttgattttaaatgcGAGTTTTGTAAATCTATATTCGAGTTTCAGGGGGACTTGTTACATCACCATGAATTAGATCATG GAGATAAAAATCTAAATTTCCCCTgtgatatttgtgaaaatagatTTGTTACGAAAAATGCTTTATGTTTACATAGACGGCAAGTTCACCAAAAGGATGAGTATATGGATTGTAATCTCTGTGGACGCGCTTTACTAAAATAA